A genomic stretch from Numida meleagris isolate 19003 breed g44 Domestic line chromosome 2, NumMel1.0, whole genome shotgun sequence includes:
- the GEM gene encoding GTP-binding protein GEM produces the protein MTLNNVTMRRTHHSSLQQQQQRWSIPADGKNLLVQKDSNEYNVQKRYTISPDEYYRRSWSSESSDSVISSESCSNCYRVVLIGEQGVGKSSLANIFAGVHDSIDSDCEVLGEDTYERTLMVDGESATIVLLDMWDNKREGEWIRDHCMKVGDAYLIVYSITDRASFEKASELRIQLRRARQKEDIPIILVGNKSDLVRCREVSVAEGRACAVVFDCKFIETSAAVQHNVKELFEGIVRQVRLRRDSKEKNEKRLAYQKRRESIPKKARRFWGKIVAKNNKNMAFKLKSKSCHDLSVL, from the exons ATGACCCTCAACAATGTTACCATGCGTCGCACCCaccacagcagcctgcagcagcagcagcagcgatgGAGCATTCCCGCTGATGGGAAGAACCTGCTGGTCCAGAAGGACTCCAACGAGTACAACGTGCAGAAGCGATACACCATCAGCCCCGATGAATACTACAGAAGGAGCTGGTCCTCGGAGTCATCTGACTCCGTCATCTCCTCTGAGTCCTGCAGCAACTGCTACCGAGTGGTGCTGATTGGGGAGCAAGGTGTGGGCAAGTCGTCGCTGGCCAACATCTTTGCAGGGGTACACGACAGCATTGACAGCGACTGCGAGGTGCTGGGAG AAGACACATATGAGAGAACCCTGATGGTGGATGGGGAGAGTGCAACCATTGTACTGCTCGACATGTGGGATAACAAG CGTGAAGGAGAATGGATTCGAGACCACTGCATGAAAGTGGGAGATGCCTACTTGATTGTCTACTCCATCACAGATCGAGCAAGCTTTGAGAAAGCCTCTGAACTCAGAATACAGCTCCGCAGGGCTCGGCAGAAAGAAGATATTCCCATTATTTTGGTTGGCAACAAAAGTGACCTTGTCAGGTGCCGCGAAGTTTCAGTGGCAG AAGGCCGAGCGTGTGCTGTTGTGTTTGACTGCAAGTTCATTGAGACCTcggcagctgtgcagcacaaTGTGAAAGAGCTCTTTGAAGGCATCGTGAGGCAAGTGCGGCTCAGGAGggacagcaaggaaaagaaCGAGAAGCGGCTGGCTTACCAGAAACGGAGGGAGAGCATTCCTAAGAAAGCCAGGCGGTTTTGGGGCAAAATAGTTGCCAAGAACAACAAGAACATGGCCTTCAAACTCAAGTCCAAGTCTTGTCATGACCTATCAGTACTTTAA